The following are from one region of the Fastidiosipila sp. genome:
- a CDS encoding LCP family protein, protein MVKEKSGNRKLLVSVAGILTGLVLAAAASAFGYLYFIIGLRDYDRIGDIKIETDLSGIDAPPNMKEGMRIPVLQNKEITSILIIGSDTRDPNAHGRSDAMMLLTINRKTRSFHLTSLMRAIYVSIPNDPDPAYRKNYSSNYMLNAAHTWGGPRLLMKTVQRNFRVDVSRYIATDFSGFVKAIDKVGGVTIDLTSSEANYLTSIGAGSFQSGPQLLNGKAALDYSRIRKLDSDFKRMERQRKVIMALFNKMKGSDVGKLTETVEALMPEVKTNLTDGEMMNLILGVGSYSTYSFDQLMLPLETYDAKKIIRGMEMYDIDWVKNIRALHAFMES, encoded by the coding sequence ATGGTAAAAGAAAAATCCGGGAATAGGAAACTCTTGGTTTCCGTGGCGGGCATCCTCACGGGGCTTGTCTTGGCCGCAGCGGCCTCTGCCTTCGGTTATCTCTACTTTATTATCGGTCTTCGTGATTATGACCGGATCGGCGATATCAAGATTGAGACGGATCTTTCCGGGATCGATGCCCCTCCCAACATGAAGGAGGGGATGAGGATTCCTGTTTTACAAAATAAAGAAATCACCAGTATTCTAATCATCGGATCGGACACCCGGGACCCCAACGCACACGGGCGTTCAGACGCCATGATGCTTTTGACCATTAACAGGAAGACCCGGTCTTTTCACCTGACCTCCCTGATGCGGGCCATTTATGTCAGTATCCCGAACGACCCGGATCCGGCCTACAGAAAAAATTATTCTTCGAACTACATGCTGAACGCAGCCCATACCTGGGGAGGTCCCAGGCTCTTGATGAAAACAGTTCAGCGCAACTTCAGGGTGGATGTTTCGCGTTATATCGCCACCGATTTTTCCGGTTTTGTCAAGGCCATTGACAAGGTCGGCGGCGTCACCATCGATTTGACGTCAAGCGAGGCCAACTATTTGACCAGTATCGGTGCCGGGTCATTTCAGTCGGGGCCCCAGCTCCTGAATGGCAAAGCCGCTCTTGACTATTCCAGAATCAGGAAACTGGATTCCGATTTCAAGCGGATGGAGCGTCAGCGCAAAGTCATCATGGCGCTCTTCAACAAGATGAAGGGCAGCGATGTCGGGAAATTGACCGAAACGGTCGAGGCCCTGATGCCTGAGGTCAAAACCAATCTGACCGACGGTGAGATGATGAACCTGATTCTGGGCGTCGGGAGCTACAGCACCTATTCTTTCGATCAGCTCATGCTGCCGCTCGAAACTTATGACGCCAAGAAGATCATCAGGGGCATGGAAATGTACGACATCGACTGGGTGAAAAATATCAGGGCCCTGCACGCGTTTATGGAGAGCTAG
- the rpsT gene encoding 30S ribosomal protein S20, with protein sequence MPNIKSSMKRVRSSQAKAAANKNRRSELRTLVKKAIAAREQGLPEAEELARTVQAKMDRAVADGLIAKNTAARRKSRIARVKPLDA encoded by the coding sequence GTGCCCAATATTAAATCATCCATGAAACGTGTGCGGTCGTCTCAGGCGAAAGCTGCTGCCAATAAAAACAGGCGCAGTGAGCTTCGGACCCTGGTCAAGAAGGCGATTGCTGCACGGGAACAGGGCCTTCCAGAGGCGGAGGAGCTGGCTCGTACGGTTCAGGCGAAAATGGACCGGGCCGTTGCGGACGGACTGATCGCCAAAAATACAGCTGCCAGAAGAAAATCCCGCATCGCGCGTGTCAAGCCGCTCGACGCTTGA